A stretch of DNA from Streptomyces gobiensis:
ATTTAACGCCAGCGGTATTGCCATAGCCGGTATCCAGGGTCACCAGACCGGTCTGGGCACGGAGCTTGCCGATGTCGAAGCCACGGTCGCCGACCGTGCTGTCCACCACCGGGTAGCTGTACTCGCCATCTCCGTACCGCAGTACTACTGCGTCGTCGCTTGCGCGGTGTTCGCTCACGTCATCCCTCACCGACGTAGTGCCTCTTCTTCGAGGTGCCCTGACTGCCTCCACTGTCCCGCATTTGATGCCGTGCGGTGCACTCGGGGTCGGCCAAAGGGCTCCTAAATGGCACGGAGTGCCGCCTGAAAGCTACGCGCCGCCGACCGCGCCACGCAATCGGTAGGCCAGGGCGGTCCCGCGCCGACCGGCTGAGACGGTCCGTACGGCCTGGCCAAGCGCCTTTCGGGAGCCCACCAGCACCACTAGACGCTTCGCCCGGGTGACGGCCGTATAGAGCAAGTTTCGCTGAAGCATCATCCACGCGCCCGTGGTGACCGGAATCACCACGGCCGGGTATTCGCTGCCCTGGGAGCGGTGGATGGTCACCGCGTAGGCATGGGCCAGCTCATCCAGCTCATCGAAGTCATACGGCACCTCCTCGTCCTCGTCCGTCAGCACGGTCAGCCGCTGATCGTCGAGGTTGATGCCGGTGACCACACCGACGGTGCCGTTGAAGACACCATTGGCACCCTTCTCATAGTTATTACGGATCTGCGTTACTTTGTCCCCTACCCGGAAGACCCGCCCTCCGAAGCGCTTTTCGGGCAGTTCCGGCCGGGCCGGGGTGACGGCCTGTTGAAGCAGGCCGTTGAGGGTCCCCGCGCCCGCCGGGCCACGGTGCATCGGCGCCAGCACCTGGACATCCCGGCGCGGGTCCAGACCGAACTTGGCGGGGATACGGCGGGCGGCCACATCGACGGTGAGCCGCCCGGCCTCCTCGGTGTCCTCCTCGGCGAAGAGAAAGAAATCCGGCATCCCCTGGGTGATGGGCGGCACCCCGGAGTTGATGCGGTGGGCGTTGGTCACCACCCCGGACTGCTGGGCCTGCCGGAAGATCCGGGTGAGCCGCACGGCCGGGACGGGCCCGCCGTCTGCGAGCAGATCCCGCAGCACCTCGCCCGCGCCGACCGAAGGCAGCTGGTCGACATCGCCCACCAGCAGCAGATGGGCGCCCGGCGGCACCGCCTTGATCAGCTTGTTGGCGAGCAGCAGATCCAGCATCGACGCCTCATCGACGACGACCAGATCGGCGTCGAGCGGACGGTCCCGGTCATACGCCGCGTCGCCGCCCGGCTTGAGCTCCAGCAGCCGGTGCACGGTGGATGCCTCCGCCCCGGTCAGCTCCGCCAGCCGCTTGGCGGCCCGCCCGGTGGGGGCCGCCAGGACGACCTTGGCCTTCTTCGCCCGGGCCAGCTCGACCACCGACCGCACGGTGAAGGACTTACCGCAGCCGGGACCGCCGGTGAGCACCGCGACCCGCTCGGTCAGCGCCAGCTTCACCGCGTCCCGCTGCTCGGGGGCGAGATCCGCCCCGGTGCGCTGGGCGAGCCAGGCCAGGGCCCGCTCCCAGTCGACGTCCGCGAAGGCGGGGATACGGTCCTCCGGGGCCCGCAGCAGCCGCAGCAGCTGGGCGGCGAGCGAGATCTCGGCCCGGTGGAAGGGCACCAGATAGACCGCGGAGATGGTGCGCGCCCCCGCTGGGTCAGCCGCGGCCTGCGGGTCGGGCACCTGCTCCCGTACGACCCCCTCCTCCTCACCCGCCAGCTCCCCGAGGCAGTCGATGACCAGGCCGGTGTCCACCTGGAGGAGCTTGACGGCGTCCGCGATCAGCTGTTCCTCGGGGAGATAGCAGTGCCCCTGATCGGTGGACTGGGACAGCGCGTACTGCAGCCCGGCCTTCACCCGCTCCGGGCTGTCGTGGGGTATACCGACCGACTGGGCGATGCGGTCGGCGGTGAGGAAGCCAATGCCCCAGACCTCGGCGGCCAGCCGGTAGGGCTGGTTCCGCACCACGGAGATGCTCGCGTCGCCGTACTTCTTGTAGATACGGACGGCGACAGAGGTGGAGACCCCGACCCCCTGCAGAAAGACCATCACCTCCTTGATGGCCTTCTGCTCCTCCCAGGCAGCCGCGATCTTGTCCGTCCGCTTGGGACCGAGCCCGGGCACCTCGATCAGCCGCTTGGGGTCCGCCTCGATGACATCCAGGGTGTCGGTGCCGAAGTGGTCGACGATCCGCTCGGCGATCCGCGGACCGATGCCCTTGATCAGGCCTGAGCCGAGATAGCGCCGGATACCCTGCACGGTGGCGGGCAGCACGGTGGTGTAGTTCTCGACGGTGAACTGACGGCCGTACTGCGGGTGCGAGCCCCAGCGGCCCTCCATCCGCAGCGATTCCCCTGGCTGCGCGCCCAGCAGCGAGCCGACGACCGTGAGCAGATCGCCATCGTGGCCCCGGTCCTTCCGCTTCAGCGGCGCGATCCGCGCCACGGTGTATCCGTTGTCCTCATTGGCGTAGGTGATGCGCTCAAGGACCCCCTCGAGCACCGCGGGTGGGAACGACATGTCACTGACGGTAGCGCCCTCCTCTGACAGAGCCGTCCTCGATACACTGCGTTGCCAGAAACGATCTCTCTGTATCGCTTCCTGACACCGTCGTCACTCTCAACTGCCGCCCACTGCAAGGAAAACGCAGCATGAGCAAGAAGAAGAGCACGACCCCCACCACAGCACTCGTCACCGCTCTTGTCACAGCCCTCGCACTCGCGCTCGCCGGTTGTGGCTCCGAAAATGCCGAAGGGACCAGCCCCAGCGCCGGGAAACCGTCCGCCATCACCCTGGGTCTGTCCATATCCGACCTCGACACCCCCTTCTTCGCCGAACTGCTGGCGGGCGCCCAGGCCGAGGCGAAGGCCCAAGGGGTGAGCCTGCGCGTGCGGGACGCGCGCGATGAGGTGTCCCGGCAGCGGCAACATCTGCTGGAGTTCACCGAGCAGAGCCTCGACGCGGTCGTCATCAACGCGGTGGACGCCGTCAAGGCGGCACCCGGGGTGAAGGACATCGGTAATGCGGGCATACCGGTGATCGCCGCCGATCGCATGATCGACAGTTCGGCTGTCGTCTCCACCGTCGCCTCCGACAATGTCCCGGGAGGGCAGCTGGCCGCTGAGGCCCTGGCCGAGGAGCTGGAGGGCGAAGGCACCGTCGTGGTGCTGCGCGGCGGCCCCGGCATCTCGGCCTCCCGGGACCGTGGCAAGGGCTTCACGGACGGGCTGAAGAAGTACCCGGACATCAAGATCGTGAACACGAAGGTGGCCGGCTTCGACCGGGATGAGGGCGAGAGAGCCATGGCCGGTCTGCTGGCGGCCCATCCCGACCTCAGCGGGGTCTTCGCGGAGAACGACGAGATGGCGCTCGGCGCCCTCAAGGCGCTGGGCTCCAAGGCGGGGAACGACGGGGACAAAGTACGGGTCGTGGGTTTCGACGGCACTCCGGCCGGGCTGCGGGCCATTGAGACGGGCACCCTCGCCGGGTCCGTGGCGCAGCAGCCGAAGGAGCTCGGCAAGGTCGCGGTGCGCAACGCCGTACGCGCGGCCCGGGGCGAGCCCGTGGACGCCGAGATCCTGGTACCGGTGCGGGTGGTCAACAGCCGGAACATCAGCGAGTTCAGCTGAACCGCGAGGGGCCCGGCCGCCTGGCGGCCGGGCCCCTCGTCTCCCCCTCGACCTCCGTGGTTCTCCCCTCCCAGGAGGTCCTACGGCGGGTTAGACCCACGACCGTCCGAAAGGGTTGTACGACGGTACGTAATTTTTTTCCGGGAATCTCCATCGGCCTCAAGATGCCGCCGAACGGGGACAGCTCTAGCGTTTGCCCTATGACTGATCAAGCACTGGAAGGCGACGTACTGGATGAACTGGGCCCGGACCGGATCCAGGAGATAGCCGACATCCTCGGTACGGATACCGCAGGGGCCATAGAGGTGATCCGCACCTCCCTGGCCTACGTCAGCAGCGCCTTCGGCAGGACCGCGACCACCGGGGACAGGACCAAGGCGCTCACCCACCCCGCGGCCGAGTCGGTGGTTCACAAGACCGGACTCCCGGACGAGGCGGTGGTCGCCGCCATGGAGCGGCTGGTCCCGATCATGCTGACCGTGCTCGACAGACGCGGTAGCGCCTGACCGCGCACCGTTACGGCACGGGCCTTGTCGGACAGTACCGGCATCTGATCCTGTGACCCCATGCGACTGGCTTTCTCCACCCTCGGCGCCCCTGGCCTGCCCATACGCGATGTGGTGCGGCTCGCCGCGGACTGCGGCTTCCATGGGGTCGAACTGCGGGCGCACCCCGAGGAGCCGGTGCGTCCCGGGCTGACGCTGAACCAACGGGTGGACGTGGTGGAGGCGTTCAGGAGCGCCGATATCCGGATCCTCGCCCTGGCCGGTTACACCCATGTCGCCGAGCCCGGCGCGGACGAGCCGGTGCTCGCTGAGATCCGCCAGCTGCTGGAGCTGGCCCGGGATCTGGGCGCCCGGTATATCCGGGTCTTCCCGGGCGGTGGGGACAGCTCCCCGGTGGAGGGCGAGGCCACCGCCGCCCGGCGGCTGGGGGAGGTCGCGCCCTACGCCGCCGATCTGGGCGTGCGGGTGCTGCTGGAGACCCATGACTCACACCGCACCGGCGCCGCGGCGGTCCGCTGTGTGCAGCCGGTGGGGCACGGCAGCGTCGGCGTGCTCTGGGATGTACTGCACACCTGGCTGGGGGGCGAAGCCCCGGCGACCACCCATGAGCTGCTCGCCCCGTATCTCGGCTATGTGCAGGTGAAGGACATCGCCGCCGCCGGGGACACCACACCGCTGCCGCCGGGCACCGGCGTGCTGCCCCTCGCCGAGGTGATCGGGCTCCTCAGCCGCGCGGGCTGGGACGGCTGGCTGTGCTGGGAGTACGAGAAGCGCTGGTATCCCCGGATTCCGGAGCTGGCCGGGCTGTTGCCCGCCGCCCGGGCCCATCTGCTGCGCCTGCTCGCGGGCTGCGCGGACCACGCAGATCACGAGGACTCCCCTGAATGACCCGTGGGCCCGCCCCGAAGGCATCCGCGCACAGCTGAATGAACCAGCGCAGCCCGGGCACGATCAGCAGCCAGCCCAAGAGTGCCCAGCCAAGGTGGAGATGGCCGAGCATCCGGCCAACCGCCGCGACCCCCTCAGCCCGTACCGCTCCATCGTCCGACTCATAGGTGATACGCCGCAGCGCCCGTGGATGCTCCTCGGCGGGGACGAGCCGCAGCCCGGCCGGCCGGCGCCGCGCCACCCAGCGGCCAAAGGCGCTGCACGGACCACAGCTCCGCGCGACATACAGCCGGGCGGCCGCGGTGCCGGACCACGGCCGCCAGCGGGGCAGCCAGGGCCGTACCCCGGCGCGATACGCCGTCCACCGCTCACCGTGCTCCGTACGGAGCCGGGCACCCTCATGCCAGTCGGCGAGCCCGGCGCCATAGGCGAAGGCGGTACCGGCGGCGGCCAGCAGCCGCCAGTCGGTGGCCAGCACCCCGATCAGTCCATAGCTGAGCACGATGGACAGCTGCATCGGGTTCCGTACATACGCGTACGGCCCGCTGGTGACCAGCCGTTTCGGTGGGTCGTACGGGAGGGGTGTGCCGCCGCCCCGCTGAACGAACTCCCGTACCGCGACGGCCCCCAGAAGCAGCGGCAGTGCGACCAGCTGAACGGTGAGCGAGAGCCCGGCAGCGCCGCCCGACAGCCGCGGGGCGGCGAGGGCGAGCGGCAGCGCGAGCATCAGGGCACCGCTGAGCAGCAGCTGTGCCCCGGCTCGCCAGACCAGCCGCTGGGACCGCAGCGTCCAGCGGGCGAGCAGCAGCCCGGGAAGCAGAGCAGCGGCGATGGCCAGCGCCTCACCCAGCAACCAGGCATCACCGAGCCGGACCACGGGCCCGGTGAGCGGCATCGCCAGCAGATCCAGCCAGCCCAGCACGGCGACCGTCAGCGGCAGCGGCAGCCGGTCGGCACCCAGCAGCACGGGCAGCGCGCCCCACAGCAGCGCCCAGCCGAGCAGCAGATCCACCGGCAGTCCGGCCACCGCACCGCCCTTCACATCGAAGCT
This window harbors:
- a CDS encoding ATP-dependent RecD-like DNA helicase, with the protein product MSFPPAVLEGVLERITYANEDNGYTVARIAPLKRKDRGHDGDLLTVVGSLLGAQPGESLRMEGRWGSHPQYGRQFTVENYTTVLPATVQGIRRYLGSGLIKGIGPRIAERIVDHFGTDTLDVIEADPKRLIEVPGLGPKRTDKIAAAWEEQKAIKEVMVFLQGVGVSTSVAVRIYKKYGDASISVVRNQPYRLAAEVWGIGFLTADRIAQSVGIPHDSPERVKAGLQYALSQSTDQGHCYLPEEQLIADAVKLLQVDTGLVIDCLGELAGEEEGVVREQVPDPQAAADPAGARTISAVYLVPFHRAEISLAAQLLRLLRAPEDRIPAFADVDWERALAWLAQRTGADLAPEQRDAVKLALTERVAVLTGGPGCGKSFTVRSVVELARAKKAKVVLAAPTGRAAKRLAELTGAEASTVHRLLELKPGGDAAYDRDRPLDADLVVVDEASMLDLLLANKLIKAVPPGAHLLLVGDVDQLPSVGAGEVLRDLLADGGPVPAVRLTRIFRQAQQSGVVTNAHRINSGVPPITQGMPDFFLFAEEDTEEAGRLTVDVAARRIPAKFGLDPRRDVQVLAPMHRGPAGAGTLNGLLQQAVTPARPELPEKRFGGRVFRVGDKVTQIRNNYEKGANGVFNGTVGVVTGINLDDQRLTVLTDEDEEVPYDFDELDELAHAYAVTIHRSQGSEYPAVVIPVTTGAWMMLQRNLLYTAVTRAKRLVVLVGSRKALGQAVRTVSAGRRGTALAYRLRGAVGGA
- a CDS encoding substrate-binding domain-containing protein, yielding MSKKKSTTPTTALVTALVTALALALAGCGSENAEGTSPSAGKPSAITLGLSISDLDTPFFAELLAGAQAEAKAQGVSLRVRDARDEVSRQRQHLLEFTEQSLDAVVINAVDAVKAAPGVKDIGNAGIPVIAADRMIDSSAVVSTVASDNVPGGQLAAEALAEELEGEGTVVVLRGGPGISASRDRGKGFTDGLKKYPDIKIVNTKVAGFDRDEGERAMAGLLAAHPDLSGVFAENDEMALGALKALGSKAGNDGDKVRVVGFDGTPAGLRAIETGTLAGSVAQQPKELGKVAVRNAVRAARGEPVDAEILVPVRVVNSRNISEFS
- a CDS encoding DUF937 domain-containing protein, with protein sequence MTDQALEGDVLDELGPDRIQEIADILGTDTAGAIEVIRTSLAYVSSAFGRTATTGDRTKALTHPAAESVVHKTGLPDEAVVAAMERLVPIMLTVLDRRGSA
- a CDS encoding sugar phosphate isomerase/epimerase family protein — encoded protein: MRLAFSTLGAPGLPIRDVVRLAADCGFHGVELRAHPEEPVRPGLTLNQRVDVVEAFRSADIRILALAGYTHVAEPGADEPVLAEIRQLLELARDLGARYIRVFPGGGDSSPVEGEATAARRLGEVAPYAADLGVRVLLETHDSHRTGAAAVRCVQPVGHGSVGVLWDVLHTWLGGEAPATTHELLAPYLGYVQVKDIAAAGDTTPLPPGTGVLPLAEVIGLLSRAGWDGWLCWEYEKRWYPRIPELAGLLPAARAHLLRLLAGCADHADHEDSPE